Proteins co-encoded in one Arachis hypogaea cultivar Tifrunner chromosome 13, arahy.Tifrunner.gnm2.J5K5, whole genome shotgun sequence genomic window:
- the LOC112732317 gene encoding probable flavin-containing monooxygenase 1 isoform X2, protein MERRVAIIGAGTSGLLACKYTLEKGFNPVVFEAEEGVGGLWRQTTESTKLQNKKLTYQFSDFPWHSSVKEENPSSQQVLHYLNSFAQNFSLFSYIRFNSKVIDVEYVGESSEEMETWELWGGNGKPFSSKGTWHITVQHTKNFSRKVYEAEFVILCIGKYSGVPNIPLFPPGQGPEVFKGKVLHSMNYSALDNKIAAELIKDKRVTVIGSQKSAIDIATECAHANGVKYPCTMIQRSAHWFFPELNILGIDIEYFYANRFAELLVHKPGESFLLSLVATLLSPLRWGLAKVAESYLRWRLPMKKYGLVPSYSILQGISSCRIGVLAENFYDKLKEGSILIKKSQSFGFCKEGLLINGEAKPLETDIVILATGYKGDEKLQSIFKSHVFQKYIIGSKSSSVPLYRQIIHPRIPQLAIIGYAESLSNLYSSEMRCQWLAHFLDGNIELPTITEMEKDVKVWDDNMKLHAGEYYWKSCIANCGIWYNDQLCKDIGCNHRRKKGLFAELFEPYGPKDYVGLSHKR, encoded by the exons ATGGAAAGAAGAGTGGCAATTATTGGAGCAGGAACGAGTGGCCTTCTTGCCTGCAAATACACTCTTGAAAAAGGGTTTAATCCAGTTGTCTTTGAAGCTGAGGAAGGTGTTGGAGGCCTATGGAGGCAAACTACAGAATCCACAAAGctccaaaacaaaaaattaacctATCAATTCTCTGATTTTCCATGGCATTCTTCTGTGAAAGAAGAGAACCCAAGTAGCCAGCAAGTGTTACATTATCTTAATTCTTTTGCTCaaaatttttctctcttttcatataTTAGGTTCAATTCAAAGGTCATAGATGTAGAGTATGTAGGAGAGTCCAGTGAAGAAATGGAGACATGGGAATTATGGGGTGGTAATGGTAAGCCCTTTTCCTCGAAAGGAACATGGCATATTACAGTGCAACATACCAAGAACTTCTCCAGAAAG GTGTATGAGGCTGAGTTTGTTATTCTCTGCATTGGGAAATATAGTGGTGTACCTAACATTCCCCTATTCCCTCCTGGACAAGGCCCAGAAGTTTTCAAAGGCAAGGTTTTGCATTCAATGAACTACTCTGCTTTAGACAATAAGATTGCTGCTGAGTTGATTAAAGATAAGAGAGTTACAGTAATTGGTTCACAGAAATCTGCTATTGATATTGCAACTGAATGTGCACATGCAAATG GAGTCAAGTATCCTTGCACAATGATCCAAAGATCTGCTCACTGGTTTTTCCCAGAACTCAACATTTTGGGAATTGATATAGAATATTTTTATGCAAATCgttttgctgagcttttagttcACAAGCCTGGAGAGTCCTTCCTACTTAGCCTTGTGGCAACTCTGCTTTCACCATTG AGGTGGGGACTGGCGAAAGTGGCCGAATCATATCTGAGATGGAGGCTTCCAATGAAGAAGTATGGATTGGTGCCGAGTTACAGCATTCTTCAAGGAATCTCTTCGTGTCGTATTGGGGTGCTTGCTGAGAACTTTTATGACAAATTAAAAGAAGGATCCATTCTCATAAAGAAATCACAAAGCTTTGGATTTTGCAAAGAAGGTTTACTCATTAATGGAGAAGCCAAGCCACTAGAAACTGATATAGTAATTCTCGCTACAGGTTACAAAGGTGATGAAAAACTCCAAAGCATATTCAAATCACATGTGTTCCAAAAATACATCATTGGGTCAAAGTCTTCATCTGTTCCCCTCTACAG GCAGATAATTCACCCTCGAATTCCTCAATTGGCAATAATAGGATATGCTGAGAGCCTATCAAATCTATACTCCTCTGAAATGAGGTGCCAGTGGCTAGCACATTTTCTGGATGGAAAcattgagcttccaaccataactgAAATGGAAAAGGATGTCAAGGTGTGGGATGACAATATGAAACTACATGCTGGTGAATATTATTGGAAATCGTGCATTGCAAATTGTGGCATTTGGTATAATGATCAATTGTGTAAAGACATTGGGTGTAACCACAGAAGAAAAAAGGGTCTTTTTGCGGAGTTGTTTGAACCATATGGGCCGAAAGATTATGTTGGTCTTAGTCATAAACGATGA
- the LOC112732317 gene encoding probable flavin-containing monooxygenase 1 isoform X7, translated as MVSPFPRKEHGILQCNIPRTSPESTLIQHRANSSAIFILFQVYEAEFVILCIGKYSGVPNIPLFPPGQGPEVFKGKVLHSMNYSALDNKIAAELIKDKRVTVIGSQKSAIDIATECAHANGVKYPCTMIQRSAHWFFPELNILGIDIEYFYANRFAELLVHKPGESFLLSLVATLLSPLRWGLAKVAESYLRWRLPMKKYGLVPSYSILQGISSCRIGVLAENFYDKLKEGSILIKKSQSFGFCKEGLLINGEAKPLETDIVILATGYKGDEKLQSIFKSHVFQKYIIGSKSSSVPLYRQIIHPRIPQLAIIGYAESLSNLYSSEMRCQWLAHFLDGNIELPTITEMEKDVKVWDDNMKLHAGEYYWKSCIANCGIWYNDQLCKDIGCNHRRKKGLFAELFEPYGPKDYVGLSHKR; from the exons ATGGTAAGCCCTTTTCCTCGAAAGGAACATGGCATATTACAGTGCAACATACCAAGAACTTCTCCAGAAAG CACACTGATTCAGCACCGTGCTAACAGTTCTGCAATTTTCATTTTATTCCAA GTGTATGAGGCTGAGTTTGTTATTCTCTGCATTGGGAAATATAGTGGTGTACCTAACATTCCCCTATTCCCTCCTGGACAAGGCCCAGAAGTTTTCAAAGGCAAGGTTTTGCATTCAATGAACTACTCTGCTTTAGACAATAAGATTGCTGCTGAGTTGATTAAAGATAAGAGAGTTACAGTAATTGGTTCACAGAAATCTGCTATTGATATTGCAACTGAATGTGCACATGCAAATG GAGTCAAGTATCCTTGCACAATGATCCAAAGATCTGCTCACTGGTTTTTCCCAGAACTCAACATTTTGGGAATTGATATAGAATATTTTTATGCAAATCgttttgctgagcttttagttcACAAGCCTGGAGAGTCCTTCCTACTTAGCCTTGTGGCAACTCTGCTTTCACCATTG AGGTGGGGACTGGCGAAAGTGGCCGAATCATATCTGAGATGGAGGCTTCCAATGAAGAAGTATGGATTGGTGCCGAGTTACAGCATTCTTCAAGGAATCTCTTCGTGTCGTATTGGGGTGCTTGCTGAGAACTTTTATGACAAATTAAAAGAAGGATCCATTCTCATAAAGAAATCACAAAGCTTTGGATTTTGCAAAGAAGGTTTACTCATTAATGGAGAAGCCAAGCCACTAGAAACTGATATAGTAATTCTCGCTACAGGTTACAAAGGTGATGAAAAACTCCAAAGCATATTCAAATCACATGTGTTCCAAAAATACATCATTGGGTCAAAGTCTTCATCTGTTCCCCTCTACAG GCAGATAATTCACCCTCGAATTCCTCAATTGGCAATAATAGGATATGCTGAGAGCCTATCAAATCTATACTCCTCTGAAATGAGGTGCCAGTGGCTAGCACATTTTCTGGATGGAAAcattgagcttccaaccataactgAAATGGAAAAGGATGTCAAGGTGTGGGATGACAATATGAAACTACATGCTGGTGAATATTATTGGAAATCGTGCATTGCAAATTGTGGCATTTGGTATAATGATCAATTGTGTAAAGACATTGGGTGTAACCACAGAAGAAAAAAGGGTCTTTTTGCGGAGTTGTTTGAACCATATGGGCCGAAAGATTATGTTGGTCTTAGTCATAAACGATGA
- the LOC112732317 gene encoding probable flavin-containing monooxygenase 1 isoform X8, with amino-acid sequence MVSPFPRKEHGILQCNIPRTSPESTLIQHRANSSAIFILFQVYEAEFVILCIGKYSGVPNIPLFPPGQGPEVFKGVKYPCTMIQRSAHWFFPELNILGIDIEYFYANRFAELLVHKPGESFLLSLVATLLSPLRWGLAKVAESYLRWRLPMKKYGLVPSYSILQGISSCRIGVLAENFYDKLKEGSILIKKSQSFGFCKEGLLINGEAKPLETDIVILATGYKGDEKLQSIFKSHVFQKYIIGSKSSSVPLYRQIIHPRIPQLAIIGYAESLSNLYSSEMRCQWLAHFLDGNIELPTITEMEKDVKVWDDNMKLHAGEYYWKSCIANCGIWYNDQLCKDIGCNHRRKKGLFAELFEPYGPKDYVGLSHKR; translated from the exons ATGGTAAGCCCTTTTCCTCGAAAGGAACATGGCATATTACAGTGCAACATACCAAGAACTTCTCCAGAAAG CACACTGATTCAGCACCGTGCTAACAGTTCTGCAATTTTCATTTTATTCCAA GTGTATGAGGCTGAGTTTGTTATTCTCTGCATTGGGAAATATAGTGGTGTACCTAACATTCCCCTATTCCCTCCTGGACAAGGCCCAGAAGTTTTCAAAG GAGTCAAGTATCCTTGCACAATGATCCAAAGATCTGCTCACTGGTTTTTCCCAGAACTCAACATTTTGGGAATTGATATAGAATATTTTTATGCAAATCgttttgctgagcttttagttcACAAGCCTGGAGAGTCCTTCCTACTTAGCCTTGTGGCAACTCTGCTTTCACCATTG AGGTGGGGACTGGCGAAAGTGGCCGAATCATATCTGAGATGGAGGCTTCCAATGAAGAAGTATGGATTGGTGCCGAGTTACAGCATTCTTCAAGGAATCTCTTCGTGTCGTATTGGGGTGCTTGCTGAGAACTTTTATGACAAATTAAAAGAAGGATCCATTCTCATAAAGAAATCACAAAGCTTTGGATTTTGCAAAGAAGGTTTACTCATTAATGGAGAAGCCAAGCCACTAGAAACTGATATAGTAATTCTCGCTACAGGTTACAAAGGTGATGAAAAACTCCAAAGCATATTCAAATCACATGTGTTCCAAAAATACATCATTGGGTCAAAGTCTTCATCTGTTCCCCTCTACAG GCAGATAATTCACCCTCGAATTCCTCAATTGGCAATAATAGGATATGCTGAGAGCCTATCAAATCTATACTCCTCTGAAATGAGGTGCCAGTGGCTAGCACATTTTCTGGATGGAAAcattgagcttccaaccataactgAAATGGAAAAGGATGTCAAGGTGTGGGATGACAATATGAAACTACATGCTGGTGAATATTATTGGAAATCGTGCATTGCAAATTGTGGCATTTGGTATAATGATCAATTGTGTAAAGACATTGGGTGTAACCACAGAAGAAAAAAGGGTCTTTTTGCGGAGTTGTTTGAACCATATGGGCCGAAAGATTATGTTGGTCTTAGTCATAAACGATGA
- the LOC112732317 gene encoding probable flavin-containing monooxygenase 1 isoform X5: protein MERRVAIIGAGTSGLLACKYTLEKGFNPVVFEAEEGVGGLWRQTTESTKLQNKKLTYQFSDFPWHSSVKEENPSSQQVLHYLNSFAQNFSLFSYIRFNSKVIDVEYVGESSEEMETWELWGGNGKPFSSKGTWHITVQHTKNFSRKVYEAEFVILCIGKYSGVPNIPLFPPGQGPEVFKGVKYPCTMIQRSAHWFFPELNILGIDIEYFYANRFAELLVHKPGESFLLSLVATLLSPLRWGLAKVAESYLRWRLPMKKYGLVPSYSILQGISSCRIGVLAENFYDKLKEGSILIKKSQSFGFCKEGLLINGEAKPLETDIVILATGYKGDEKLQSIFKSHVFQKYIIGSKSSSVPLYRQIIHPRIPQLAIIGYAESLSNLYSSEMRCQWLAHFLDGNIELPTITEMEKDVKVWDDNMKLHAGEYYWKSCIANCGIWYNDQLCKDIGCNHRRKKGLFAELFEPYGPKDYVGLSHKR from the exons ATGGAAAGAAGAGTGGCAATTATTGGAGCAGGAACGAGTGGCCTTCTTGCCTGCAAATACACTCTTGAAAAAGGGTTTAATCCAGTTGTCTTTGAAGCTGAGGAAGGTGTTGGAGGCCTATGGAGGCAAACTACAGAATCCACAAAGctccaaaacaaaaaattaacctATCAATTCTCTGATTTTCCATGGCATTCTTCTGTGAAAGAAGAGAACCCAAGTAGCCAGCAAGTGTTACATTATCTTAATTCTTTTGCTCaaaatttttctctcttttcatataTTAGGTTCAATTCAAAGGTCATAGATGTAGAGTATGTAGGAGAGTCCAGTGAAGAAATGGAGACATGGGAATTATGGGGTGGTAATGGTAAGCCCTTTTCCTCGAAAGGAACATGGCATATTACAGTGCAACATACCAAGAACTTCTCCAGAAAG GTGTATGAGGCTGAGTTTGTTATTCTCTGCATTGGGAAATATAGTGGTGTACCTAACATTCCCCTATTCCCTCCTGGACAAGGCCCAGAAGTTTTCAAAG GAGTCAAGTATCCTTGCACAATGATCCAAAGATCTGCTCACTGGTTTTTCCCAGAACTCAACATTTTGGGAATTGATATAGAATATTTTTATGCAAATCgttttgctgagcttttagttcACAAGCCTGGAGAGTCCTTCCTACTTAGCCTTGTGGCAACTCTGCTTTCACCATTG AGGTGGGGACTGGCGAAAGTGGCCGAATCATATCTGAGATGGAGGCTTCCAATGAAGAAGTATGGATTGGTGCCGAGTTACAGCATTCTTCAAGGAATCTCTTCGTGTCGTATTGGGGTGCTTGCTGAGAACTTTTATGACAAATTAAAAGAAGGATCCATTCTCATAAAGAAATCACAAAGCTTTGGATTTTGCAAAGAAGGTTTACTCATTAATGGAGAAGCCAAGCCACTAGAAACTGATATAGTAATTCTCGCTACAGGTTACAAAGGTGATGAAAAACTCCAAAGCATATTCAAATCACATGTGTTCCAAAAATACATCATTGGGTCAAAGTCTTCATCTGTTCCCCTCTACAG GCAGATAATTCACCCTCGAATTCCTCAATTGGCAATAATAGGATATGCTGAGAGCCTATCAAATCTATACTCCTCTGAAATGAGGTGCCAGTGGCTAGCACATTTTCTGGATGGAAAcattgagcttccaaccataactgAAATGGAAAAGGATGTCAAGGTGTGGGATGACAATATGAAACTACATGCTGGTGAATATTATTGGAAATCGTGCATTGCAAATTGTGGCATTTGGTATAATGATCAATTGTGTAAAGACATTGGGTGTAACCACAGAAGAAAAAAGGGTCTTTTTGCGGAGTTGTTTGAACCATATGGGCCGAAAGATTATGTTGGTCTTAGTCATAAACGATGA
- the LOC112735082 gene encoding uncharacterized protein — MDEYPLSGLESHPRRFKAHWFKSFSWLEYSPEVNAAFCLPCYLFSRKLSPFTSGGFRNWKKVNNGKDCAFLSHVGKSLNSPHNIAVKSCKDLLNQLCHIDKVLAKQSSQQILSNRLRLKASIDTVRWLTFQFCAFRGHDESHESQNRGNFLEMLKLLASYNKEVDAVVLDNAPQNAIYTSPSIQKEILHVFARKVQNEIRNEIGNAKFCLIVDDARDESRREQMALVVRFVDKHGFVKERLIDVVHVKDTTSATLKQEICSALSHHNLNIQNLALVAAAKEVVDVHAFFQSLSNIINVVCSSCKRNDELRSAYATEIFHLVATNQIETGRGANQIGTLKRSGDTRWSSHFNSICSLLRMFGATTSVLEDLATNGSTYSQRGDATCALKSLLSFDFVFILHMMKEIMGITDKLCQALQQKSQDILNAMHLVSSTKSLIQQLRDNSWRALLEKISSFCNDHAIQIPDMGAFFSDIIRSRRKKDVVTVEHHYRVDIFTSVIDFQLKELNSRFSEQATELLILSTSLDPKDAFKCAKWLFEFRVL, encoded by the exons ATGGATGAGTACCCTCTTTCTGGTCTAGAAAGTCATCCTCGTCGTTTCAAAGCTCATTGGTTTAAGAGTTTTTCTTGGCTAGAATATTCGCCAGAAGTGAATGCTGCATTTTGTCTTCCATGCTATTTATTTTCTAGAAAATTAAGTCCATTCACATCAGGAGGATTTCGCAATtggaaaaaagtgaataatggaaaggATTGTGCATTTTTATCTCATGTGGGTAAATCTCTTAATTCTCCTCATAATATTGCTGTTAAGTCTTGTAAAGATTTGCTTAATCAATTATGTCACATTGACAAAGTATTGGCTAAGCAAAGCTCACAACAAATTTTAAGCAATAGATTGCGTCTTAAAGCCTCTATTGATACTGTCAGATGGTTAACGTTTCAATTTTGTGCTTTTAGGGGACATGACGAGAGTCATGAGTCTCAGAATCGAGGAAATTTTCttgaaatgttaaaattattagctTCTTACAATAAAGAAGTGGATGCAGTTGTTTTGGATAATGCTCCTCAAAATGCAATATACACATCACCTTCTATTCAAAAGGAAATTCTACATGTTTTTGCTAGAAAGGTGCAAAATGAAATTCGCAATGAGATTGGTAATGCAAAgttttgtttgattgttgatgatgCTAGAGATGAATCTAGAAGAGAACAAATGGCACTTGTTGTTAGATTTGTTGATAAGCATGGATTTGTCAAAGAAAGGCTAATAGATGTTGTTCATGTCAAAGATACTACTTCTGCTACTCTAAAACAAGAGATTTGTTCTGCATTATCTCATCACAATCTCAACATTCAAAAT CTAGCTCTTGTTGCTGCGGCTAAAGAAGTTGTTGATGTTCATGCTTTTTTCCAAAGTTTGAGTAATATTATCAATGTTGTGTGCTCTTCTTGCAAACGCAATGATGAATTACGATCTGCTTATGCAACTGAAATTTTCCATTTAGTTGCAACTAATCAAATTGAAACAGGAAGGGGAGCAAATCAAATTGGCACATTAAAAAGATCAGGAGATACTAGGTGGAGCTCTCACTTCAACTCAATTTGTAGCCTTTTACGTATGTTTGGAGCAACAACTTCAGTTCTGGAAGATTTGGCTACTAATGGATCTACATATTCTCAACGTGGTGATGCTACTTGTGCTCTTAAatctttattatcatttgattttgttttcattttgcatATGATGAAAGAAATCATGGGAATCACTGATAAACTTTGTCAAGCATTGCAACAAAAATCTCAAGACATTTTGAATGCTATGCATCTGGTTTCTAGTACAAAGTCATTGATTCAACAGTTAAGAGATAATAGTTGGAGAGCACTTTTGGAGAAAATTAGTTCTTTCTGCAATGATCATGCTATTCAGATACCTGATATGGGTGCTTTTTTTAGTGATATAATTCGGTCTCGTCGTAAAAAGGATGTTGTCACTGTTGAACACCACTATCGTGTTGACATTTTTACTAGCGTGATAGATTTTCAATTGAAAGAGCTAAATAGTAGATTTAGTGAGCAAGCAACCGAGCTCCTCATATTGAGTACATCTTTAGATCCTAAAGATGCTTTCAA GTGTGCTAAATGGCTATTTGAATTCcgtgttctataa